The genomic region GAAGAGCTGAGTCCCTGACCTGAGAGCGAGGAGAAACCATGAACATCGACAACGATCTGCGCCGCATCGCGCTGCAGGAGCGGGAATTGCAGTTCGAGCAGTTCAATCTTGACACAGCCTGGAAACTCGGCTCGACGCTTCGGCGCCTGGCGGCCGAGCGCAAGCTCGGCGTGGTCATCGACATCACGCTTTTTTCCATGCAGGTCTTCTACGCCGCGCTCGAGGGTGCGACGCCGGACAATGCGAACTGGGTCCGGCGCAAGCGCAACACGGTCTTCCGGCTGTTCAAGAGCAGCTATGCGACCGGCCTCAGCCTGCTCAAGCAACAGACGAACCTGCAGGCGAAGCTCGGCCTGCCCGATGCCGATTACGCCGCGCATGGCGGCAGTTTCCCGATCGTCGTCAAGGGTACGGGCTGCATCGGCGCTGTCACGGTTTCGGGATTGCCGCAGCGCGAAGACCATAATCTCGTCGTCGAGGCGCTGGCGGAGCTGTTCAAGTCCGACCACGCCGCGCTGAAGCTCGAGGACTGACAGGAACGGATACGGAATGGATATTCATTCGCAGGCGCGCGAACTTGCCGGCTGGCTCGCTAACGTCGCCTTGCCGCTCTGGCGGCAAAAGGGTTTCGACGCGGCCGACGGCGGCTTCGTCGAGACGATCGACATGGAGGGCGAGCCGACGCGGGCCAATCGCCGCTCGCGCGTGCAGCCGCGGCAGGTCTATTGCTTCGCGGAGGCCGGACGACGCGGCTGGCCAGGAGATTGGCGCACGGTGGCCGAAGGCGGACTCGCCTATTTCGACCGTGTCTACCGGCTGCCAAGCGGCTTTTACGGCGCGCTTGCCGACGCGGACGGTGAGTTGATCGACCCGTCCTTCGATCTCTACAACCAGGCCTTCGCACTGCTCGCCTTCGCCTATCTTGCGCAAG from Sinorhizobium garamanticum harbors:
- a CDS encoding heme-degrading domain-containing protein, with protein sequence MNIDNDLRRIALQERELQFEQFNLDTAWKLGSTLRRLAAERKLGVVIDITLFSMQVFYAALEGATPDNANWVRRKRNTVFRLFKSSYATGLSLLKQQTNLQAKLGLPDADYAAHGGSFPIVVKGTGCIGAVTVSGLPQREDHNLVVEALAELFKSDHAALKLED